Below is a genomic region from Cupriavidus sp. P-10.
ACAGGATCGTCACGTCCGGCAGCTTGCGCAGCTTGCCCTCGATCTCCGCGACCCACTGCAGCGCGGGCTTGCCATTGATGTCGGCGCGCCCGGACAGCAGGCTGCCGCCGAGCTCGCACTGGTCGTCGACCAGGATCACGCGCGCGCCGGTCACCGCCGCGGCATGCGCGGCGGCGAGGCCGGTCGGCCCGCCGCCGACCACGAGCACGTCGCAGTGCGCGTAGCATTTGTCGTAGCGGTCGGCGTCCAGCGTCGTGGGGGCCTTGCCCAGGCCGGCCGCCTCGCGGATCTTCTCCTCATACCGGGGCCACATCTTGCGCGGCCACATGAAAGTCTTGTAGTAGAAGCCGGCGGGCATGAAGCGCGAGAACTTCTGGTTGACTGCCATGCGGTCACGTTCGAGATCCGGCTCGGCATTCACGCTCGCCGCGACCAGGCCCTGGTACAGCTCGATTTCCGTTGCGCGCGCATTCGGCACCGTGTAGGCGCCGGCCTCCAGCTGCACCACGGCATTCGGCTCCGCCACGTCGGCGGTCATGATGCCGCGCGGCCGGTGGTACTTGAAGCTGCGCGCGACGAAGCGCACGCCGTTGGCGAGCAGCGCCGACGCCAGCGTGTCGCCCTGGAAGCCCTGGTACACGCGCCCGTTGAAGGTGAAGCTCAGCGGCTTGCCGCGATTGATGCGGCCGCCCGTGCCGAGACGGTCTTTCTGGCTCATTGCTTGCCCCTTCCTTGCTGTGCGTTGGCGGCGGGCTGGCCGAAGGTCTCGTAGCCCTTGATGTCATAGGAGACGGTATCGCGCTCGACCTTGAACCAGCGGCGGCAGCCCTGCGCATGGATCCACTGTTCGCGGTGCGTGCCGCGGGCGTTGGTGCGCATGAACAGGTAGTCGCCCCATTCGCGGTCGGACAGCTTGTCGGTCTCGAGCGGGCGTGCGATGTCGGCTTCGCCGCCGCACGAGAATTCGGATTCGGCGCGCGGGCCGCACCATGGACATTGGATCAGCAACATGTCTGTCTCCTGCTTGCGTTCAGTGCGCAACGGCGGCGGCGCCGTGCTCGTCGATCAGGTGGCCGGTATAGAAGCGGTCCAGCGAAAAGGGTGCGTTCAGCGCATGCGGCTGGTCGCGCGCGATGGTGTGCGCGTACGCCCAGCCCGAGCCGGGCGTCGCCTTGAACCCGCCCGTGCCCCAGCCGCAGTTGAAATAAAGGCCCTTCACGTCAGTCTTGCTGATGATCGGGCACGCGTCCGGCGAGGTGTCGACGATGCCGCCCCACTGGCGGTTCATGCGCACGCGCGAGAACACCGGGAACATCTCGACGATGGCCTGCAGCGTGCCTTCGATGACCTGGAAGCTGCCGCGCTGGCCAAAGCCGGTGTACTGGTCGATGCCCGCGCCGATCACCAGATCGCCCTTGTCGGACTGGCTGATATAGGCGTGCACCGCGTTGGACATGATCACCGAGTTGACCACCGGCTTGATCGGCTCGGACACCAGCGCCTGCAGCGGGTGGCTTTCCAGCGGCAGCCGGATGCCGGCCATGTCGGCCAGCGTGGTGGTGTTGCCCGCAGCGACGACCGCCACCTTCTTCGCCTTGATAAAGCCCTTCACCGTCTCGACCCCGACCACCGCGCCGCCGTCGCGGCGGATGCCGGTGACCTGGCAGTTCTGGATAATGTCGACACCGGCACGGTCGGCGCCGCGGGCAAAGCCCCACGCCACGGCATCGTGCCGGGCCACGCCCGCGCGCCGCTGGATCGAAGCGCCCAGCACGGGGTAGCGGCTGTTCAGGTTGATGGTGGGCTCGATCTCCTTGACCTGCGCGGGGGTCAGGAACTCGGCGTCGACGCCGTTCAGGCGGTTGGCGTTCACGCGCCGCTCGGTGTCGCGCACGTCCTGCAGCGTGTGCGCCAGGTTCATCACGCCGCGCTGGCTGAACATGACGTTGTAGTTCAGGTCCTGCGACAGGCCCTCCCACAGCTTCATCGCCTTCTCGTAGAGCGCCGCAGACTCGTCCCACAGGTAGTTGGAGCGCACGATCGTGGTGTTGCGCGCGGTGTTGCCGCCGCCGATCCATCCCTTCTCGAGCACCGCCACGTTGGTGATGCCGTGCTCCTTGGCCAGGTAGTACGCGGTCGCGAGGCCATGCCCGCCGCCGCCGACGATGACCACGTCATACTCGCGCCTGGGCTCGGGACTTCTCCACTGCTTCTCCCAGTTCTCGTGGTACGACAGCCCGTTGCGGAACAGACTGAATATCGAATAGCGGCTCATTTCCTGCACCCCCTTAGCATTCAATGACGTTCACGGCCAGACCGCCGCGTGACGTCTCCTTGTATTTCGTCTTCATGTCGGCGCCGGTCTCGCGCATGGTCTTGATCACGGAGTCGAGCGACACGTAATGCTGGCCATCGCCCTTGAGGGCCATGCGCGAGGCGTTGAGCGCCTTGATCGCCCCCATCGCGTTGCGCTCGATGCAGGGTATCTGCACCAGCCCGCCGACCGGGTCGCAGGTCATGCCCAGGTTGTGTTCCATGCCGATCTCGGCGGCGTTCTCGACCTGATCCGGCGTGCCGCCCATCACCGCGGCAAGCGCGGCCGCGGCCATCGAGCACGCCACGCCGACCTCGCCCTGGCAGCCGACCTCGGCGCCCGAGATCGACGCGGTCTCCTTGTAGATCATGCCGATCGCGGCGGCGGTCAGCAGGAAGTCGACGATGCCATCGTCGTTCGAACCGGGCACGAACTTCACGTAGTAGTGGAGCACCGCCGGGATCACGCCGGCCGCGCCGTTGGTTGGCGCGGTGACGACGCGGCCGCCCGCGGCGTTCTCTTCATTGACCGCCATCGCGTACAGGTTGACCCAGTCGAGCATCGACAGCGGGTCGCGCAGCGATTCCTCGGAACGCGTGCGCAGCCGGTGATTGAGCTCCGCCGCGCGGCGCTTCACCCGCATCGGGCCGGGCAGCTCGCCCTCGACCTTGCAGCCTCGCTCGACGCAGGCGGCCATGGCGTGCCAGATGGCCAGCAGGCCGGCGCGCACGTCTTCGGCAGGGCGCAAGGCGCATTCATTGCGAAAGATCAGCCCGGCGATCGACAGCCCGCTGTCGCGGCAGGCCTGCATCAGCTCTGCGCCGGTGCGGAACGGATAGGGCACGTCCGCCGCCGCACGCACGCCGTTGACGCGATCGCCGTCGCGGTTGACGACGAAGCCGCCGCCGATGGAGTAATACTCCTTCTCCACCAGCAACTGCCCCTGCTCGTCGAACGCCTGGAAGCGCATGCCGTTCGGGTGCACGACGCTGCCCGTGCCGCTCATCAGGCGACGGTAGAAGCCGAGGTGCTCCTTTTCATCGAAGCCGATCCCGTGCTTGCCGAGCAGCAGCACGCGCTTGTCCTTGCGGATCATCGCCAGCCGCGGCTCGATCAGGTCCGGGTCGATCCGGTCGGGCAGCCATCCTTCCAGGCCTAGCAGCACCGCCTTGTCGGTGCCATGGCCCTTGCCGGTCGCGCCGAGCGAGCCATACAATTCCGCGCGGACGCGGCGGACGAAGCCGAGCAGGTTCGCATCCTCGAGGTGGGATACGAAGCGGCATGCGGCGATCATCGGGCCGACCGTGTGCGAACTGGATGGTCCGACGCCGATCTTGAACAGGTCGAAAACGCTGACATTCATCTGACTGCCTCTCTGCTCGTGCTGGGTTGCTGTCGATGGAAGCCAGTACAGCAGAGCGCCGGATTTGCAGATAGAACAAAACCGGCATCGGCGTGGGATGCCGGCGCCAGTCACCGCCACGTACGGCCCCGGATTTCGCTTTGGCGATGATTCGCGTCGGAATTGTGCAAGTCCGCGGCGGGTGGATCGGCGAATCTGGCTGGGACGGAATGCGTCGTGCGAGCGGGCGCAGAACGGGGACAAGCGCAGCGGCGGGAGGCTCAATGGATGCAGTACGCATCACCAGTTTCCCCGAGCCGGGAACGCTCTCCCCTGCCAGTCGACTTCGGGATAACCCGGAATCCGCCCGCCCGTGCGAGCCTGTCAAGATGGATGCCGCCATGACACCAGACGTGCCTGTTTCTCCTGTTGCCGAGCCGGCGCCACGGCGCATCCGCTTCGGCATCGTGCTGCTGCCGAACTTCACGCTGACCGCGTTTTCTGGCTTCGTCGACATGCTGCGGCTGTCGGCGGACGACGGCGACTACAGCAAGCCGGTGCGCTGCGTGTGGAGCGTGGTCAGCAACACACTCGCGCCGGTGCGCGCGAGTTGCGGGATCCAGGTCGCGCCGTGGGAGACCTTTGACCAGGCAGAGCCGTTCGATTACGTGGTGGTCGTCGGCGGGCTGCTCCATTCCGGGCCGCAGGCCGGTCCCGAGACGCTGGACTTCATCCGCCGCGCTGCGGGCGGCGGCGCGACCATCGTCGGCATCTGCACCGGGGTCTTTTCCCTGATGCGCGCCGGCGTGCTCGTTGGCCACCGCGCTTGCGTCAGCTGGTTCCACTACTGGGATTTCATCGAGCGCTTCCCGTCGGTCGATCCGGACCTGCTGGTCGCCGACCGGCTGTTCGTGATCGACCGCCGGCGCATCACGTGCTCGGGCGGGCGCGCGTCGATCGACGTTGCCGCAGCCATCCTGCTGCGCCACTTCGACCATGCCACCGTGCAGAAGGCGCTGCGGATCCTGCTGGTCGGCGAGATGCAGAAAGGCAACGCGCCGCAGCCGCATCCGCCGGGCCTGGAACCGGCGACGCACCCGAAGGTCAAGCGTGCGATCCTGCTGATGGAGCAGCACGTCGGGCGCGCCCTGCCGCTCGATGCGCTCGCATGCAAGCTCGACCTGTCGGCACGGCAGCTGGAGCGCCTGTTCAAGGCCGAGACCGGCAAGAGCCCGCAGGCATTCGCCAAGCATGTGCGGCTGCGCACCGCCGCGTGGCTCCTGACCAGTTCGGACCGCGGCGTCGCTGACATCGCGCTGAGCTGCGGCTTTGCCGATGCCTCGCATCTCGGCCGCGAATTCCGCAAGCAATACGGCGTGCCGCCCGCGACCTACCGCGACAAGGGCGCGGCTCCCGCCGAATCCACGCTGGCCGACGGTGATGGCGACGCGCTTTGCGCGCTGGCTGAAGTCGAAAGCGAAAGCCAGGTTTGATGGCGGCCATCGGCCAACTTGGATCCGTTTTCGGACAAATGCATGCCCGCCCGGCCCGCCACCAGCGCCCATCGTTTTATAGTCTGGCGCCACGAATCAACCGACAGAACCGACCA
It encodes:
- a CDS encoding sarcosine oxidase subunit beta family protein, giving the protein MSRYSIFSLFRNGLSYHENWEKQWRSPEPRREYDVVIVGGGGHGLATAYYLAKEHGITNVAVLEKGWIGGGNTARNTTIVRSNYLWDESAALYEKAMKLWEGLSQDLNYNVMFSQRGVMNLAHTLQDVRDTERRVNANRLNGVDAEFLTPAQVKEIEPTINLNSRYPVLGASIQRRAGVARHDAVAWGFARGADRAGVDIIQNCQVTGIRRDGGAVVGVETVKGFIKAKKVAVVAAGNTTTLADMAGIRLPLESHPLQALVSEPIKPVVNSVIMSNAVHAYISQSDKGDLVIGAGIDQYTGFGQRGSFQVIEGTLQAIVEMFPVFSRVRMNRQWGGIVDTSPDACPIISKTDVKGLYFNCGWGTGGFKATPGSGWAYAHTIARDQPHALNAPFSLDRFYTGHLIDEHGAAAVAH
- a CDS encoding GlxA family transcriptional regulator, encoding MTPDVPVSPVAEPAPRRIRFGIVLLPNFTLTAFSGFVDMLRLSADDGDYSKPVRCVWSVVSNTLAPVRASCGIQVAPWETFDQAEPFDYVVVVGGLLHSGPQAGPETLDFIRRAAGGGATIVGICTGVFSLMRAGVLVGHRACVSWFHYWDFIERFPSVDPDLLVADRLFVIDRRRITCSGGRASIDVAAAILLRHFDHATVQKALRILLVGEMQKGNAPQPHPPGLEPATHPKVKRAILLMEQHVGRALPLDALACKLDLSARQLERLFKAETGKSPQAFAKHVRLRTAAWLLTSSDRGVADIALSCGFADASHLGREFRKQYGVPPATYRDKGAAPAESTLADGDGDALCALAEVESESQV
- a CDS encoding sarcosine oxidase subunit delta, with amino-acid sequence MLLIQCPWCGPRAESEFSCGGEADIARPLETDKLSDREWGDYLFMRTNARGTHREQWIHAQGCRRWFKVERDTVSYDIKGYETFGQPAANAQQGRGKQ
- a CDS encoding L-serine ammonia-lyase; translated protein: MNVSVFDLFKIGVGPSSSHTVGPMIAACRFVSHLEDANLLGFVRRVRAELYGSLGATGKGHGTDKAVLLGLEGWLPDRIDPDLIEPRLAMIRKDKRVLLLGKHGIGFDEKEHLGFYRRLMSGTGSVVHPNGMRFQAFDEQGQLLVEKEYYSIGGGFVVNRDGDRVNGVRAAADVPYPFRTGAELMQACRDSGLSIAGLIFRNECALRPAEDVRAGLLAIWHAMAACVERGCKVEGELPGPMRVKRRAAELNHRLRTRSEESLRDPLSMLDWVNLYAMAVNEENAAGGRVVTAPTNGAAGVIPAVLHYYVKFVPGSNDDGIVDFLLTAAAIGMIYKETASISGAEVGCQGEVGVACSMAAAALAAVMGGTPDQVENAAEIGMEHNLGMTCDPVGGLVQIPCIERNAMGAIKALNASRMALKGDGQHYVSLDSVIKTMRETGADMKTKYKETSRGGLAVNVIEC